The Epilithonimonas zeae genome contains the following window.
GACATCAGATTTTTTCTACCATATTTTGTCAAGCTTATCCGATGTAGAACTGGAAAAGGGTAGTTCTGATTTCCGCTTGCTAGATGCATCAGTCATTGATGTTATCAGAAAAACTGGTGAAACAGATATTTTTCTTCGAGGTTTGGTAAAATGGGTTGGCTTTAAACAATATTCGATTGATTTTGTTGCTGCGGATAGATTTTCCGGAAGCAGTAAATATAGTTTGGGGAAAATGATAAAATTTGCATTTACAGGAATTACTGCTTTTAGTATGAAACCACTTTATTTAGCGGCTTATCTTGGATTTTTCTTTTCATTTTTGTCCTTGCTATACATTCCTTATGTCATTTATGCATTCATTAATAAAACTGAAATTTCCGGTTGGGCATCGATATTGATGACAGTTGTTTTCTTTGGCGGAATCCAGCTGATAATTTTAGGGATTTTAGGAATTTATATGGGAAAAATATTCAAACAAATCAAAGAACGTCCAAATTATATTATCCGTTCGAAAAATTTTTAATTAATGATTTTACTAAGTTTTGATATAGAAGAATTTGATATGCCTTTAGAATATAGTGGGGAAATTCCTTTGAAAGAGCAATTGGCGGTTTCCAGAAAGGGTTTACAGAATATTCTCAGGATTTTGAAAGAAAATAATATCAAGGCTACTTTTTTTTCGACAGTTGTTTTTGCTGAAAATAATCAGGATTTGGTAAAACAATTACTTTCTGAAGGTCACGAATTGGCTTCTCATACGTGGTTTCATTCGGATTTTGAAGAGAAACATTTAGCAGAATCAAAACAAGAATTAGAAAAATTGTTTAATACAAAAGTAGTTGGTCTCAGAATGCCAAGAATGAGTCCGGTTTCGGAAGATGCAGTTTCTGATGCAGGCTATTTCTACAATTCATCCATTAATCCAACTTATCTGCCAGGACGATATAACAACTTCAGAGTTAGCAGAAAACCATTTTGGCAGAAGAGGATTTTGCAGTTTCCGGCATCGGTTTCTACAATATTTAGAGTTCCATTGTTTTGGCTGAGTTTTCATAACTTTCCGCTTTGGATTTATAAATTTCTGTCCAAATTATCATTAAGTTCCACAGGATTTTTGAACATCTATTTTCACCCTTGGGAATTTGCAGACATCTCAAATCCAAAATATAAATTGCCCAATTTTACTTTCAAAAATACGAATGAAGCAATGATAAATCGCTTTGATGATTTTATTAAATGGGCAAAGAAAAATAATTATCAATTCTTCACAACCAAAGAGTTTTTGGAAAATTGGACTCAAAAAAATAAGAATTAATGAAGATTGCCTACGACGCCAAACGTATTTTTTCCAGCTGGTCTGGCTTAGGAAATTATTCCCGCGATTTGGTTCGGGTTTTAGCAACGTATTTTCCAGATAATCAATATTTATTATTCAATAAAAAGAAGTCGGAGCGTGGCGAAGCGATATTGAAATTGCCCAATGTGACTTTCGTCCAAACAACTAAAGGCACGCTTTCCCGACAGCTTAAAACAGGAATCGATGCACAAAACAACAATGCAGACATTTTCCACGGTTTGTCCGGCGAATTGCCTTTGCGATGGAACCCGAAACCGATTAAAAAAGTCGTTACCATTCACGATTTGATTTTCGAAAGATATCCGGAATATTACACTTGGATTGACAGAAAAATTCATTTCTGGAAATTCAAAAAAGCTTCAAATTCTGCAGATAAAATTATTGCAATTTCGGAACAAACTAAGCGGGATATAATTCAGTTTCTTAAAGTTAACGAGAATAAAATTGAAGTGGTTTATCAAGGTTGTCACGCCAGTTTCAAAGAAAAACAATCACAGGGAGTTCTTAATCAAATCAAAAAAAAATTCAACCTTCCGGAAAAATTTATTTTGAATGTCGGGACGATTGAGCCAAGAAAAAATCTGTTGAATATTATAAAAGCTTTAAAGGATTCGAAAATTCCATTAGTAGTTGTCGGAGCCAAAAAGCCGAAATATTTTAAATTGATTGAAAAAGAAATTGAGAAAAGTAAAATCGAAGTTCAGTTCCTCTCAGGCGTTTCTATGGAAGAATTGGCTGGGATTTATAAACTTGCGGAAATCTTTATTTATCCCAGTTTTTTCGAGGGTTTCGGGATTCCTGTCATCGAAGCTTTATTTTCCGAAACCGTTGTCATTACCAGCAACACAAGTTGTTTGCCCGAAGCCGGCGGACCAGATTCTGTTTATGTGAATCCTGAAAATGTGGAGGATGTCCGCGCCAAAATCAATTTTCTTTGGGATAATGAATCTGAGAGAAAACGCCGTGCTGAAAAAGGTTTGCAGTTTGTTCAGAAATTTAATGATGAGGTTATTGCTGAGGAAATGATGAAGATTTATAAGAGTTTGATTTAATAGAATTTTAATTTAGAACGGCTTCGAGAGCCTCAGCCTGACAAAAACTATCAACTGACAAACAACAACTAATAATTCCTTTCTCCAAAAATCGCAGAACCAACCCTTACAGAATTTGAGCCAGATTTTATCGCAATTGGAAAATCACCACTCATTCCCATTGATAAAGTTTCTAAAGGTTTCAGTTCAGATAATTCATCAAAAAGATTTTTCAGAATAGAAAACTCTTCACGAATTTGAGTTTCATCATCCACAAAGCTCGCCATTCCCATTAGCCCTTTGATTTCGATATTCGGATAATTTCCATTAAGATAATCATTGAAAATTTCTTTAGCCTGATCCACTGTCAAACCAAATTTCGTGTCTTCTTTTGCGATTTTGACCTGAAGCAGAACGTTGATTTTTCTATTGTTTTTCAGAGCTTCCTTATCTACTTCTTTCAACAATTTTTCACTGTCAATACTTTCTATCATTGCAATAAAACCGGCAATGTATTTCACTTTGTTGGTTTGAAGATGCCCAATCAAATGCCATTCGATATCGCTGGGAAGAACGGGTTGTTTTTCCAGTAATTCCTGAACTTTATTTTCTCCAAAAGCGCGTTGTCCCAAATTATAAACCTCCTTAATTTTTTCAGCTGGATTGGTTTTGGAAACTGTTACTAGTTTTACATTTTCGGGAAGTTGAGAAAGGATATCTTGATAGTTTTGTTCGAGTGACATTGTAATTGAATTTTAGAAAAATCTGATACAAAAATAGAGATTAATTACTTATTTAAATCAGTTCCAAAATTGTTCTAAAATTCGTAAATTTGAGGAAATTTTTATTCGAATAATAATCACAAAGATATGAGTCAATTTGATGTAACCGTTATCGGTTCTGGTCCTGGCGGATATGTTGCAGCAATCAGAGCTGCGCAATTAGGTTTCAAAACTGCAATTATTGAGAAATATCCTACCTTGGGCGGAACTTGTCTTAACGTGGGTTGTATCCCTTCCAAAGCTTTGCTGGACAGTTCTGAGCATTTCGAAAAAGCAAAACACGAGTTTGCAGATTACGGAATTATCATCGATGAGCCAAAAGTAGATTTGGCAAAAATGATTGAACGTAAAAATGGAGTAGTAGAACAAACGACAAAAGGAATCAATTTCCTAATGGATAAAAACAAAATCACAGTTTTTGAAGGTCTTGGAAGCTTCGAATCTGCTACACAAATTAAAGTAACTAAAAACGATGGTTCTTCTGAAACTATCGAATCAAAATATACAATTATCGCAACTGGTTCAAAACCATCATCTTTACCTTTCATCACTCTGGATAAAGAAAGAGTAATTACTTCTACAGAAGCTTTGAATTTGAAAGAAATTCCTAAGCATTTGGTTGTAATCGGTGGAGGAGTAATCGGTCTTGAATTGGGTTCTGTTTATTTGAGATTGGGTTCTCAGGTAACTGTGGTTGAGTTTATGGACAAGATCATCCCAGGAATGGATGGTGCGCTTTCCAAAGAATTGCAAAAAGTTCTTAGAAAACAAGGAATGAAATTCGAGCTTTCTACAGCGGTTTCTGCAGTGGAGAGAAATGGAGATTCTGTAAAAGTTACAGCCAAAAATAAAAAAGGTGAAGAAGTCAAATTCGAAGGTGATTATGTTTTGGTTTCTGTGGGAAGAAGACCTTACACAGACGGACTTGGATTAGAAAAAGCAGGAGTTGAATTGGACGAAAGAGGAAGAGTTAAAACCAACGACCATTTGCAAACTAATGTTTCTAACATCTACGCTATCGGTGATGTTATCAAAGGCGCAATGTTGGCGCACAAAGCGGAAGAAGAAGGAACTTTGGTAGCTGAAATTTTAGCTGGACAAAAACCTCACATCAACTATAACTTGATTCCAGGAGTAGTTTATACTTGGCCAGAAGTTGCCGGTGTTGGTAAGACAGAAGAGCAGCTAAAAGAAGAAGGTGTGGCTTATAAAGTAGGAAGTTTCCCAATGAGAGCTTTAGGAAGAAGCCGTGCAAGTGGTGATACAGACGGATTTGTAAAAATCATCGCTGACGAAAAAACTGACGAAGTTCTAGGTTTCCATATGATTGGGGCTAGAGCAGCAGATTTGGTTGCAGAAGGTGTGATGGCAATGGAGTTCCGTGCAAGTGCTGAAGATATCGCAAGAAGTTCTCACGCACACCCAACTTATGCAGAAGCTGTGAAAGAAGCTGCTTTGGATGCGACTGGAAAAAGGTCGATTCACATGTAAGATTTACGTCAATATATTTTATAAAGAGAGGCTTTTGTCTCTCTTTTTTATTTTGGGTAACTTAATCCGTCTTCTGCTCTCAAACCTAACGGAGTCGTTCGACGAAGTCAATCTTTTTGTTCCACTCTGCTCCACAAAAAGAATTTCCGCTCAAAACTAACTAAGTGGTTCATCGATTCCATTAAAAATACATAGATTGAGATAAGTCGTGGCTGCGTACAATTCGTCGTCCAATTAAAACCGATTATTCCCATTTTGTTCTTACTTTTGTTAAAATTTGAGTTATGATAAAAGAGCTTGACCAAGATTTCACAAGTCTTAATGAATATATTGACCAAATCAAACCAAGTAAGATTTTTATTTTGGTGGATGAGAATACGCACAATCATTGTTTACCAATCTTACTCCCAAACCTAGAAACCGAAGCTCATTTTGAGGTTATCGAGATAGAAGCTGGCGAAGAGAATAAAAATATAGAAACGGCAACACAGCTCTGGGAAATCTTTTCAGAAATGGAAGCGGACAGAAAATCTCTTCTAATCAATCTTGGTGGAGGTGTGATAACAGATATGGGCGGTTTTGTGGCTTCAACTTATAAAAGAGGTTTCAAATTCATCAATATTCCTACAACTCTATTATCAATGTGTGATGCTTCTATTGGAGGTAAAACGGGAATAGATCATCAGTATCTGAAGAATATAATTGGAACATTTGCATTGCCGGAAGGTATTTTCTTTTATCCAAAATTCTTAGAAACTCTAAAATTTGAAGAACTAAGAAGTGGTTTTGCTGAAATGTTGAAACACGGATTAATCGCCGATGCTGAACATTGGAAACAATTAAGTTCTCTTGATAAAATAACGCCAGAATCTGTTTCTCCATTCATCAGCCGAAGTATGGAAATTAAAAATAATGTGGTTTCTCAAGATTTTAAAGAAGAGAATGTCAGAAAAACACTCAACTTTGGCCATACGATTGGTCATGCTGTGGAAAGTCTTTTCTTGAAAAAAGGCAATCTAATTCCTCACGGAGAAGCTGTAGCGCTTGGAATAATTTGCGAAACACATTTGGCTTTTCTTTGCGGATTGATTGATGTAGAAGTGTCATCAGTTATTATTAGTAAAATAAAAAGATTGTTTCCTTATATCGATATTTCAGAATTCAAGAATGCTGCTATTATGGGTTTGATGTTTAATGATAAAAAAAATCAGGACGGAAATATCAATTTTTCATTGATTAATGGAATTGGAAGTTGTCTTTTTGACCAAAAATTAAGTCCGGAACAAATTATTTTGACCCTAAATTTCTATAAAGAACTTAATCAGAATTGATTTTTGTTATTTATTGAATAATATTTTAATCCATTGAAAACAAGCTTTTTGAATTATTGATTTCAAGCTAATAATCATTTATAATAATTGATTATTTAAATTTTGGCAAAGATTTTGAAACTATCCAAATCGTAAAAACAAAATTTAAAATTTGAAATTATGAAAAAGTTATTTTTAGGATTAGGTTTAGTAGCGGGAACATTTGCATTTGCACAAACTAGTCCGTCGTTCGGTTTAAAAGCAGGTCTTAACATTTCATCAATCTCAGATGATGGCTATGAAGATTCAAAATCTAAAGCTGGGTTCTATGGAGGTGTTTTTATGAATGCACCCTTATCAGAACAATTCAGTATTCAACCAGAGGTTTTGTATAGCCAAATGGGAGCTAAAGTTACTGGAACCAATTCTTATACTATTGGAGGTGTAACTACTACGGATAAAAACTCTGCAAGTCTTAATTTAGATTATGTAACAGTTCCTGTAATGTTTCAATTTCATGCAACGCCTAATTTTTATTTAGAAGCTGGTCCTGAATTTGGATTCTTAGTTGGAGCTAAGGCTAAAGGTGATACAACTAGAACTATTACTTCTGGAGGCTCATCTTCTACAAGTACAGAGTCTTATTCTTCAAGAGATATTAAAGATTTTTATAGTGGATTCAATATGGGAGCAGGACTAGGTCTTGGTTTTAATTTCACTCAGAATTTTGGAATCAATGCAAGGTATGTTGCCGGATTTACTGATATCAACAAGAAAAACAACGACGAAGATGGTAATACTACATTAGAACAAAGTGGTAAAAACAGAAACAATACCTTCCAAGTTGGATTATCTTACAAATTCTAATATTACATAATATTAAATTATTACTAAAGACCGATTATTTCGGTCTTTTTTAATTTGATAATTTATATTTTTGTTCTTCATAAACAATTATATATGAAGAAAATATTTGGGTTGTTGGGATTGACGATGATATCATTGGCTTACTCTCAATCATTTGGTGTAAAAGGAGGAGCGAACATCTCTACAATCAGTCAAGAAAATGGTTGGGGTGATAAAAATTCTAAGGTTGGTTTTTATGCGGGATTGTATATGAATGCACCAGTTAATGCTTTACTTAGTATTCAGCCAGAATTGATATATAACAATATGGGAGTGAAATATGAAAATGGAAATACTTCTCACACGCTGAATCTTAATTATGTATCAATGCCAATTATGTTTCAGTTTGAATTGATACCTAAGTTCTATGTCGAAGGTGGACCTCAGTTTGGTGTTTTGGTTGGTAATAAAAATAAATATGAGAGTGATAGCAAAACCATAATCGAGAAAGATAAAGATGCTTACAATCAATTGGATCTGAGTGGCGGAGTTGGATTAGGTTTTAAATTCAATAATATGGCAATTGGAGCCAGATATATTATTGGTTTTACTGATATTAAGAAAAATGGTTCTACAAGTTGGAATAATAGTGATAAACAGCTAAGGAATAGTGGATTCCAAATTGGATTGCAATACGGATTTTAATTTGATTTAAATTAATTTTTGAACAAAAAAAACCAACTTCGAAAAGAAGTTGGTTTTTGTTTTTAAGTTTAATTGCTTATTTAACAATAAGATTTTTGCTAGTAGTTTCTCCGTTGTTAGAAATTACAATTCTGTAAGTTCCTGTTTTCAAACTAGAAATGTTAACCTGAGTTTTTTCATTTTCCAAAGATCCATTAGAAACTAATTTTCCGGAAAGATCTAAGATTTGATAACTAGCTCCTTTGTTTACCTTACTCAAAGAGATATTAACTTCTCCTTTTGTAGGGTTTGGATAGATAGCAAAACCTTTGTCAAAAGCAGATTCGTTAACTGCTAGAACTTTATTAATGTTAAATCTGGCAGAGTTTACAGCGAAATATATATTGTTTACAGCTTTTACCATAATCCTTGCATTTCCATTGTTTTCATTTGGAAGAATTACATCAGCGCTTCCTGTATTAGGCACACTTTCCGCTAATACGGTCGGGAAAGTTAAACCATTATCAGAAGAAAGTAAGATTTGTACATTCTCCGTGTTAATTGGGGCTACGTTGGTTCCAGCAAGATCCCAGGTTACAGGCAGAGTAGAACCTCCATTATAGTTGGCCGCTAATGTCTGAGAAGTCACTTTGAAAGGACCAGTTGTTGTAACAGTTACTTTCATCAAATCTCTTGCAGATTGATTTCCTGTCGCTTTGTTGTCATTTACCAAAAGAGAGAAATTCAGAGTTCTTGCAACATTTGGTATTACTTCCCATTTCGGTGTCAAAATATTGTTGGCAATGGATGACATTGTTGGGAAATATCTTTGTGGAGAAGTTGTAGGTGTAAATGATCTGAAGGCTGTTCCTAGGGTTGAAGTAGCAACGGGAGGTTGTGGGTTGTTGGCAAGCGCTGCAAAATCTGTTTGTTCCCAAAGATAAGTTAAATCATCTCCATCAGGATCAGTTCCAGAACCTGTCAGAACAAATGCGGTTCCATTAGGAATTGTGTAATCTGCACCTGCATCAGCAGTCGGAACACCATTATTATTTGATGTTTTTACGGAGCAATCTGTAGTTCTGGAGATGAAATTGTACATTTCATTAACACTTACAGAATGAAAATAGGCATCGCTTCGTGTTTGTATATTATTGGTAGATCCGCAGATTCCCGCATAAGCCATAATCGTGCTGCCACTACCTGGCTCCACCGCTGTACCATTATTAGCATTGCCTTGGCAAGATCCTGTATTGGCACGGAAAGTATGGTTGCCACCAAATTGATGACCCATCTCGTGCGCTACATAATCTATGTTGAAAGCATCATTGATTGGGGAATTTGTACCTGTTGTTCCTTGTGCCTTCCTAGAAGCATTACAAGGAGATTGAAGCGAAGCGACACCACCAGAAGCCGTACTGAAAACGTGCCCAATGTCATAATTGTTTGTACCGATAACATTATCACAAACCGTTTGATTTTGTCCTAATAGAGGGTAACCATTAGCCGCAGAGTTTTCGTTGTCATAGTTGTCACTATCGATAAAGATGATTTGGTCATTATTTGGGACTAATACCATTGTCAAGGAAACAGTTTTTTCATAAACACCATTTACTCTGGTCATAGAGGCATTCATCGCAGCTAAAACTGCTGCTTTTTTCTGTTCCAAAGTACCACCAGACAATCCTGCTCTATTTACATGGAAAGCTGCATATTCTATAGTACAAGCTAATGCTAAGCGATATTTTCTTAGCATTCCGTCTTTTACTATTGGAGCTTTCAGGGCGATAGGTTCTACAGATGGTGGTGTTTGGAAATTAGCTTGGTCAAATCCACAATTGAATTGCTCGGGATATGCAGGCAAATCACTTCTTTTATAAACGATAAAAGTTGACAGGTCATCTGTATAGGTATCCAAATAACTCACTTCCCAATTATCAAAATACATCACATTGATTCCATCAAATGGAGATGTGCTAAGTCTAATTGTATTACCACTGTTATCTTTCTGATAACCTACATAAGACTTGATGTCAGGATATTTATCAGATAATTCCTTGGCCATTACAGGAGCTTCCTTCACAACATAATCTACTAATTTCCCACTAGCATTTGGAAATTTGATGACAACATCTTCGTTGATGGATTCTCTTGCAGGGGCTTTTGCCAACTCAGACTTAATTCCTTTCATGTCCAGCTTGTAGAGATTGTAAGCCTTAGGTGTCGTTGTTCTTTCTTTGAGCGAGATTGTTTTCCCAAGAACACTTGCATTTTGAACTGGAGTCCAAAAATTTTTTTGAGCACTTAGTAGAATAGATGCTAAGATACCAGTGACAGTTAATAAATGTTTTACCATAATTATATATTATAAGATTAATATTTAAAAGAAAGTTTAGTCGTTTTATTAGTTGATTAAAAAAAAGTATTTAAAAATAAAAAAAAGCAACCAAATATTATTATTTGATTGCTTTTTTAACAGTTTTAATATTAATTATTCATTTATAAGCACGCTAGTTCCCTGTGTATGCGCATTCATCTGCGGCGCATAATAATTCTGCAAAGTCGTAATTCCATTAGAGAATTTCCCACTTGCATTCGCTACATAGTCATACTCGAAAACATATTTTCCTTTCGGCATGTATTCGATGTAAAAGTTAGTAGAAGCATCTTTTGTTGATTGATAATATCCCAAATTGTTTTTCCATTGATAACCAGAAATCACATCCAACGGTTCAAAACCAGCAGCTCGCATATCTTTTAAGTGAATGAATTCCATATTTCTGTCGGTGTTCAGAATCATTCTCACGGTAACTTTATCACCAACTTTCAATGGCGAATTTTCATTGATTTTAATTAATTGTTCACCATTTTCAGTCTTCACTTTTTTGTACAATTCTTTAGTAATGGAAATATAACTTTCCGAAGATTTGATTTTGTCCAAATCCTCATAATATTGCCAGAATAATCCACCCTGAACAATTCCAGCGCTTTCTTTTTTGATTGTAACTGTTGATAGATTTTTATCCAAGTTATCAGAAGTTACAGTTTGCTTCACATAACCTGTTGCTTGTGTTTGCGGGTTAAGTTGTTTTCCTCCCCAGTTAATTTCCGCTTTATCACTTTCATTTGAAGTCCAAGATTTCCCCGAATTCAAAATGGTAAAAATCACTTCTGCAGTTCCTCTGGAATTTCCCCAAGAATTTACTTCTTTCTGCGTAATTAGCCAGATTTTCATTTCTTCGATGAAGTTTTCATCAGTTGGTGTTAATTTTTGAAACGCTTCAATGGCTCCGGCGTGATTCACGGTTTTGGAAGAATACCAACCCCAATCGTTTAGATTTTGTTTCCAGTAAACACCTTGAGTTTCTGTTTCTGTCGAAGTTTCTTTCAGATAATTCATCAGTTTTTTCGAAACATCTTTCAATCCATAATTATTAAATAATAAAGCCGCTCTGTATAATCCAAAGAAAGTTAAATCGGTAATTTTTACCGTTTTAGCTTTAGAAATAATAGCCGTTTTCAAAGTTGCGCCTTTTGCTTTCAGAGCATATTCTTTTTCCCAATAATGTCTTGTGTCAAGATAATCGAGAACAAAATTGTTCCAAACATTGTCCTTATCTGTTTTCCAATATTTATTGACTTCGTTATCCACGTAAGAAACCAGTTTTTTAACCATTTCTTTCTGTTCAGAACTTTGATAATCTGTTACATTTCCTTTCAACCATTCATTGATTCTGCCTAGGTTTTTCAAAATATAAAGTGAAGTATAATATGAACTCGGATAACCTTGATACCAGCTAAATCCGCCATCAGGATTTTGCAATTTTACTAATTCTGACCAATCATTTTGAATTGAATTTCGCATCGTATTCGCATCAAATATTCTTGCCAGTTTCTGCATTTGTTCAGTTTCATTTTTACTTTCAAGAACCCAAGGCGTTTCATCTAATAACAATTGCTTCAATTCCTGATTTTTTTCAAGATTCGAGGTCAAGAGACCTTTGAATTGATATTCATCAAAAACGGTTTTCATTTTTGGATTCGCTTTGAAAATCTCCGAAGCCAAAACATCTGCAAACCATTTGTTGAAAATAACATCTGCTGAATTATTAGTATCATCTTTCAGGCTTGGAAGCGCAAACATAATTTCCCAAATTGGATTGGTTGTTAGTTCCAAAGTATTGGAAACATTGGTTAATGTTTTAGAATCAGAATTTTTTAGATTTTCTAAAGTGAAAGTTTTCGTCTGTCCTTCTTTCACAAAAATCGGAAGTGCGTCTGTCACCAACATTCTGTTAGGCAAAACAGCGATTGCTTTTTGTTCGCCATCAGAGAAATTTCCAGCCTTCGCAACGATTTTAATAATAATTGATGAAACATCGTTCGGAACTTTCACTTTCCAATTCACCACGGAATTTCCTTTTTCCGTTAATGTAAAAGTTTGTTCTCTATTATAACCAGGAACAGCCGTCAATGTGCTAATCCCGAATTTCTCCGAAATATCTTCATTTGTAAACGCATCCAAAATCTGCAATTGTGTAAAACCATTTAATTTTT
Protein-coding sequences here:
- the aroB gene encoding 3-dehydroquinate synthase encodes the protein MIKELDQDFTSLNEYIDQIKPSKIFILVDENTHNHCLPILLPNLETEAHFEVIEIEAGEENKNIETATQLWEIFSEMEADRKSLLINLGGGVITDMGGFVASTYKRGFKFINIPTTLLSMCDASIGGKTGIDHQYLKNIIGTFALPEGIFFYPKFLETLKFEELRSGFAEMLKHGLIADAEHWKQLSSLDKITPESVSPFISRSMEIKNNVVSQDFKEENVRKTLNFGHTIGHAVESLFLKKGNLIPHGEAVALGIICETHLAFLCGLIDVEVSSVIISKIKRLFPYIDISEFKNAAIMGLMFNDKKNQDGNINFSLINGIGSCLFDQKLSPEQIILTLNFYKELNQN
- a CDS encoding porin family protein — translated: MKKLFLGLGLVAGTFAFAQTSPSFGLKAGLNISSISDDGYEDSKSKAGFYGGVFMNAPLSEQFSIQPEVLYSQMGAKVTGTNSYTIGGVTTTDKNSASLNLDYVTVPVMFQFHATPNFYLEAGPEFGFLVGAKAKGDTTRTITSGGSSSTSTESYSSRDIKDFYSGFNMGAGLGLGFNFTQNFGINARYVAGFTDINKKNNDEDGNTTLEQSGKNRNNTFQVGLSYKF
- a CDS encoding glycosyltransferase family 4 protein codes for the protein MKIAYDAKRIFSSWSGLGNYSRDLVRVLATYFPDNQYLLFNKKKSERGEAILKLPNVTFVQTTKGTLSRQLKTGIDAQNNNADIFHGLSGELPLRWNPKPIKKVVTIHDLIFERYPEYYTWIDRKIHFWKFKKASNSADKIIAISEQTKRDIIQFLKVNENKIEVVYQGCHASFKEKQSQGVLNQIKKKFNLPEKFILNVGTIEPRKNLLNIIKALKDSKIPLVVVGAKKPKYFKLIEKEIEKSKIEVQFLSGVSMEELAGIYKLAEIFIYPSFFEGFGIPVIEALFSETVVITSNTSCLPEAGGPDSVYVNPENVEDVRAKINFLWDNESERKRRAEKGLQFVQKFNDEVIAEEMMKIYKSLI
- a CDS encoding polysaccharide deacetylase family protein; this encodes MILLSFDIEEFDMPLEYSGEIPLKEQLAVSRKGLQNILRILKENNIKATFFSTVVFAENNQDLVKQLLSEGHELASHTWFHSDFEEKHLAESKQELEKLFNTKVVGLRMPRMSPVSEDAVSDAGYFYNSSINPTYLPGRYNNFRVSRKPFWQKRILQFPASVSTIFRVPLFWLSFHNFPLWIYKFLSKLSLSSTGFLNIYFHPWEFADISNPKYKLPNFTFKNTNEAMINRFDDFIKWAKKNNYQFFTTKEFLENWTQKNKN
- a CDS encoding porin family protein; translated protein: MKKIFGLLGLTMISLAYSQSFGVKGGANISTISQENGWGDKNSKVGFYAGLYMNAPVNALLSIQPELIYNNMGVKYENGNTSHTLNLNYVSMPIMFQFELIPKFYVEGGPQFGVLVGNKNKYESDSKTIIEKDKDAYNQLDLSGGVGLGFKFNNMAIGARYIIGFTDIKKNGSTSWNNSDKQLRNSGFQIGLQYGF
- the lpdA gene encoding dihydrolipoyl dehydrogenase, whose amino-acid sequence is MSQFDVTVIGSGPGGYVAAIRAAQLGFKTAIIEKYPTLGGTCLNVGCIPSKALLDSSEHFEKAKHEFADYGIIIDEPKVDLAKMIERKNGVVEQTTKGINFLMDKNKITVFEGLGSFESATQIKVTKNDGSSETIESKYTIIATGSKPSSLPFITLDKERVITSTEALNLKEIPKHLVVIGGGVIGLELGSVYLRLGSQVTVVEFMDKIIPGMDGALSKELQKVLRKQGMKFELSTAVSAVERNGDSVKVTAKNKKGEEVKFEGDYVLVSVGRRPYTDGLGLEKAGVELDERGRVKTNDHLQTNVSNIYAIGDVIKGAMLAHKAEEEGTLVAEILAGQKPHINYNLIPGVVYTWPEVAGVGKTEEQLKEEGVAYKVGSFPMRALGRSRASGDTDGFVKIIADEKTDEVLGFHMIGARAADLVAEGVMAMEFRASAEDIARSSHAHPTYAEAVKEAALDATGKRSIHM
- a CDS encoding glycosyltransferase family 2 protein, with product MKKISIVIPAYNEEGNLSIIHGEIKKVFLNLPDYDYEIIYVNDGSRDATQKTLEEISSNCPKLKYLEFSRNFGHQNAVKAGMDYADGNAVISMDADMQHPPTMIPDMIKKWEEGYDVVYTIRKYSKNISFFKRKTSDFFYHILSSLSDVELEKGSSDFRLLDASVIDVIRKTGETDIFLRGLVKWVGFKQYSIDFVAADRFSGSSKYSLGKMIKFAFTGITAFSMKPLYLAAYLGFFFSFLSLLYIPYVIYAFINKTEISGWASILMTVVFFGGIQLIILGILGIYMGKIFKQIKERPNYIIRSKNF
- a CDS encoding zinc-dependent metalloprotease, with product MVKHLLTVTGILASILLSAQKNFWTPVQNASVLGKTISLKERTTTPKAYNLYKLDMKGIKSELAKAPARESINEDVVIKFPNASGKLVDYVVKEAPVMAKELSDKYPDIKSYVGYQKDNSGNTIRLSTSPFDGINVMYFDNWEVSYLDTYTDDLSTFIVYKRSDLPAYPEQFNCGFDQANFQTPPSVEPIALKAPIVKDGMLRKYRLALACTIEYAAFHVNRAGLSGGTLEQKKAAVLAAMNASMTRVNGVYEKTVSLTMVLVPNNDQIIFIDSDNYDNENSAANGYPLLGQNQTVCDNVIGTNNYDIGHVFSTASGGVASLQSPCNASRKAQGTTGTNSPINDAFNIDYVAHEMGHQFGGNHTFRANTGSCQGNANNGTAVEPGSGSTIMAYAGICGSTNNIQTRSDAYFHSVSVNEMYNFISRTTDCSVKTSNNNGVPTADAGADYTIPNGTAFVLTGSGTDPDGDDLTYLWEQTDFAALANNPQPPVATSTLGTAFRSFTPTTSPQRYFPTMSSIANNILTPKWEVIPNVARTLNFSLLVNDNKATGNQSARDLMKVTVTTTGPFKVTSQTLAANYNGGSTLPVTWDLAGTNVAPINTENVQILLSSDNGLTFPTVLAESVPNTGSADVILPNENNGNARIMVKAVNNIYFAVNSARFNINKVLAVNESAFDKGFAIYPNPTKGEVNISLSKVNKGASYQILDLSGKLVSNGSLENEKTQVNISSLKTGTYRIVISNNGETTSKNLIVK
- a CDS encoding YggS family pyridoxal phosphate-dependent enzyme; translated protein: MSLEQNYQDILSQLPENVKLVTVSKTNPAEKIKEVYNLGQRAFGENKVQELLEKQPVLPSDIEWHLIGHLQTNKVKYIAGFIAMIESIDSEKLLKEVDKEALKNNRKINVLLQVKIAKEDTKFGLTVDQAKEIFNDYLNGNYPNIEIKGLMGMASFVDDETQIREEFSILKNLFDELSELKPLETLSMGMSGDFPIAIKSGSNSVRVGSAIFGERNY